The Thalassolituus oleivorans MIL-1 genome includes the window GGCAAGCGATCAAGAAATTCGTAATTTTCTAGGTGGATTTGGTTTCTCGGGTGATAAAGCATTAGAAATCATCGAGCCTTTTTCAGGTGGCGAAAAAGCACGCTTAGCGCTCGCTTGCGTGGCATGGCAAAAACCGAATTTATTAATTCTCGATGAGCCAACCAACCATCTAGATATCGAAATGCGTGAAGCATTAGCCATGGCACTGCAGAATTTTGAAGGCGCAATTTTAATCGTAAGCCATGATCGCCATTTATTAAAATCGACTGTAGATGAATATTGGTTAGTCGATCATCGTAAGGTACAGCCATTTGATGGCGATCTCGACGATTATCATCATTACCTTAATCAGCGTGAGCAGTTTGCACCGCAGAGCGAACAAAGCGCAGACGCCGAAAACAAAGCAGATGCTGGCGTTGATCGTAAAGAACAAAAACGGCTAGACGCTGAAAAGCGTCAACGCCTTGCGCCTATTCGCAAACAACAGCAGGCGGCAGAAAAGCAAATGGAAAAGCTGCAAAACACACTTGCCGCCATTGAAGAAAAAATGGGCGATTCTGATTTATACGACGCCAGTCGCAAAGACGAGCTGAATAAACTGATTCAAGAGCAAGGTAAATTAAAAGCCGAACTTGAAGAAGTGGAAATGGAGTGGATGGATTTAACGGAACAGCTGGAAGCTGACGCTTAGTATTTTCTAACATGATGCAGCGCAATCGTAATCACAATTGCGCTGTTTAATGACCCCTCTATTCTGCGCTGACGCCACCATACAAGGTGATCGACTTATCGCCGCCCTCAATGGACACGTCATTAAAAGAGAAGCCAAAATCCGTTTCATCGTAGACTGAGAACGAAGAATCGCCGATACCCAACGTTAGCTCAATCGCCTTATAACCACTGCCCGCACGGTCTTGAAAACGCGCATCAGGAACACCAACTTCGATACTATCACCAATAGATAAAATCGAACCGGACTCAGTACCTAAACTTAATCGCTGAGCGCCACCCTCTATACGATTAACACCGGCACAATAAATATTATCGCTCTCCGTGCCTTCTTGATCCGACCAATTCCAGGTAATTCCACCCAGCGGTCCGGTTGCATCACTGACTTTATAGTAATTTGCTCGATACTCGGTAGAGAAGGTCGCACGGCCCCCATCAACTAGGTCAGCATAGTATTCTGCACTGACCGCACCTTCGGATAAGCGCGTATTACTTTTGTCTATAACAAGAACACTGCCGCCACTCGTGGTCCAATAATTATTTTCTAGGCTTAATAAATTAAAGCCATTAGTACATGTGGCGATTTCCAAACCGTCGTCACCACTACGCACAACCACAAATTCTTTGCGGCTGATATGCGTTGTTTCGCGTTCAACCTTGGCACCATCAAGTCCTTTTGCTCTATTAATAATTGACCACACAACAACCCAAGTGCCCGTCATGGATGCGTTACTGACGCTCGCATTGGCTGCCGTGTAAGGATTAAGGGTATAACGCTCTAGGTCGATCGAGCTTCCGCCTCCGGAACCACCACAACCAACCAATAACGTCCCTACTAGTAATCCTGCTTTTTTATTAATCATTACCCTACCCTGGCTAACTAAAAAATGGCCTCTGACGACGCCAATAAAACATTAGAATTACTGAGCGCCAGCGGCTTTCAATATTTCTGCGTATTCAACTCCTTGTGCATGGCTCGCTAGAGTTTGCACCAGTGTTTTACCTTCAAGATCAGCTGCGCTCAAGTTATGGCCTTCCGCTTTAAACTGGGCAACAAATTGCGCAAAGGTTTCTGGCAACATATGACGGTAAGCGCGAATGCCAGAGATAAAATCTTTGTCCGTGCCGTCGTAGCTTTCTACCAGCATAAATTCACGGAATTGTTCTTCAGTCCAATCACCACCAAATACTTTTTCTTTGTCTTTCTTTTGCATAAATACTCCTATAATTTTTTCAATGTGTTCGCGGATAAGATCCGCTCCTACACCAAGCTTGCAGTTATCTCAGATGTAAGAGCGAAACTCTTTCGCGATCATGTTCGCGGATAAGATCCGCTCCTACATACACCGACTCATTCGCGGATAAGCAGATCGCTTCTACAGCTTCTTAAACATTAAATCCCAAACACCATGACCACGCAGCTCACCGCGTTTTTCAAACTTGGTTAAAGGGCGATTTTCCGGGCGTTCAACGCATTGGCCTTTACCGGCGATATTTTCATACCCTTCGGCGGCCTCCATTACTTCCATCATATGTTCGCTATAGGCTTCCCAGTCGGTAGCCATGTGGAACACACCACCCACTTTTAAAATACGACGAATAGTTTGCGCGAATTCGGCTTGTACGATGCGACGTTTATTATGCTTTTTCTTATGCCAAGGATCAGGGAAAAACAGCTGTACGGTATCAATACTGGCATCTGGAATAAGCTTCAATACTTCAATCGCGTCGTCTTTGTAAGTACGCAAATTGGTCACACCGGCTTCTTCGGCCAGATATAGCAAAGAACCAACACCCGGTAGATGCACTTCGACACCAATAAAATCTTTTTCTGGCGCAGCTTGGGCCATCTTAACTAACGACTGTCCCATACCGTAGCCAATTTCCAACACCACATGGCTATCGCGGCCAAATACCTCGGTTGGATTAATCACACCATCGCTAAGTTCCATGCCCATGGTCGGCCACTGACGCTCCAATGCGCCTTCTTGGCCTTTGGTCAAACGACCCGCACGGATTACAAAGCTTTTAATACCACGACGATAAACGGGTTTATCATCTTTACCTGCCACTTCATCCGCAGCAACGGTATCCGGCAATTCAGTCTCCAACGCCGATTCTGGCGTTGACTTGTTCAATTCGTTATCAGACACAAATAAGCCCTATGGACGGGAATTAGAATGGGGAATACGGCTTGCAGCCACTAGCAACAAAGCCCAACCAATCAGCCAGCTAACACCACCAATAGGGGTGATCATGCCGAGTTTGCGCTCACCGGTTAATGCCAAGGCATATAAGCTACCGCTAAATAGAATTAAGCCCGCGGTCATAAAACCGCTCGCTAGGCTTAGCCAGCGATCAGGACGTACCATCGACCAAGCTGCAAGCACCAAGAGTACGACCGCGTGTACCAAATGATATTGCACGCCGGTTTGGTAGGCCGTCATCAATTCAGGGGCGAGTACGCCTTTTAAGCCGTGAGCACCAAATGCACCAAAGGCAACTGCGCTAAAACCGGCAACCGCGGCGACGCGCAAGGTATTTCTTGCCTGCATTGTGCAGCTCCTTAGATGAACAAAAATAGCGTAATACGCAAAACGACTCGCATTATAAAGGAGACTAGGCCCGCCGTCACAATTGGCAGCTAGGCAATGAACACTGCTATCATGCTTGCCCTTAACAGACTCTGGATCTGGGAGATTCTCTTGAAGTACGCCGACCTTCGCGACTTTATCAAATTACTCGAAAAACGCGGTGAGCTTAAACGCATTAAGACGCCGGTCGATCCCTATCTTGAAATGACCGAAATTGCCGACCGCGTGTTGCGCGCCAAAGGCCCAGCCCTGCTATTCGAAAACCCCAAAGGCTACGATATGCCGGTGCTGGCCAATCTATTCGGCACCCCCGAACGCGTTGCCTTAGGTATGGGCGAGGAATCGGTAGAGGCACTGCGTGAAGTCGGTAAGCTGCTGGCCTTTTTAAAAGAACCAGAACCACCGAAAGGCTTAAAAGACGCTTGGTCGAAACTGCCAATCTTCAAAAAAGTGCTGGCCATGGGGCCAAAGGAAGTTAAGAAAGCGCCTTGCCAAGAAATTGTATTAGAAGGCGACCAAGTCGATTTATCGAAAATCCCAGTACAGCATTGCTGGCCAGGCGACGCCGGCCCACTGATCACTTGGCCATTAGTTATCACCAAAGGGCCGCATAAAGATCGCCACAATCTGGGCATCTACCGCCAGCAAGTGATTGGCAAAAACAAGGTCATCATGCGTTGGTTGAGTCATCGCGGCGGTGCATTAGACTTTTTAGAGTGGCAAAAGGCGAATCCGGGCAAACCTTTCCCTGTGAGTGTTGCTTTGGGTGCCGACCCTGCAACGATTCTTGGCGCAGTTACGCCGGTTCCAGATACTCTGAGCGAATATGCCTTTGCCGGTTTGCTACGCGATAGCCGTACCGAACTCATCAAAAGTATCGGCAACGATCTACTCGTGCCAGCATCAGCCGAGATTGTTCTCGAAGGTGTTATTCATCCGGGAGAAATGGCACCCGAGGGGCCGTTTGGCGATCACACGGGCTATTACAATGAGGTCGATCAATTTCCGGTCTTCACCATTGAGCGTATCACCCATCGCAAGAATCCGATTTATCACAGCACTTATACCGGCCGCCCACCAGATGAACCGGCGATTTTAGGCGTTGCCTTGAACGAAGTGTTTGTGCCGATTTTGCAGAAGCAATTCCCCGAGATCGTCGATTTTTACCTGCCACCTGAAGGCTGTTCCTATCGCATGGCGATTGTCAGCATGAAGAAGCAGTATCCGGGTCATGCTAAGCGCGTGATGATGGGGGTGTGGTCGTTCTTGCGCCAGTTCATGTACACCAAGTTTGTGATCGTAGTGGATGACGACGTCAACACCCGCAACTGGGAAGATGTTATCTGGGCTATTACTACGCGTATGGACCCGGCTCGCGATACCACTTTGATTGAAAACACGCCGATCGACTACCTCGATTTTGCCTCGCCGGTTTCGGGCTTAGGCTCAAAAATGGGGATGGATGCCACGAACAAATGGCCGGGCGAAACCACCCGAGAGTGGGGTGAACCTATCGTCATGGATGATGCCGTGAAGAAACGCGTCGATGCCCTGTGGAAAACCCTCGGCCTTGATGAATGAATAAACTACAAACGCCAGTTTATAAAGTGACGTTCCAGCCTCGGGGCGTCACCATTAACTGCCGTGCAGATCAGACCATTGCCGAAGCGGCTTTGGAACAACGAGTGATGGTGCCGGTTAGTTGCGAAAATGGCGTCTGCCAAATTTGCCAAGGCGAACGCCTACGTGGCGAACTAAGCTTTCGTAACGACCTTGGCGACACAATACTTGAGCAAGATAATCAGGTATTATGTTGCGTTGCCTACCCTAAGAGTGACGTTGAAATAGTTATGAGCGATGTCTACGCCCCGGACCACAAACCGGCGATCACACTGGCTTGTCAGATCAGTCTGATTGAAGCGTTACCAGACGATGTTTATCGTGTTGAGTTAATGGCGCCAGCCGGAAAAACACCCGATTTTTTCGCCGGGCAATATCTAATGCTGCACGTTGGCGAGGGTGACAAGGCGGAACAAATCCCATATTCCATTGCCTCGGCTCCCGGTAAGCTCACCGCTTCAGATCCGCGCAAATTAGAGCTACACATCGCTGCCAATAGCGACACCGCCGAAAACGTAATTCGTTTTTTACGCCAAGCGGTTATTGCGCGCGTAACCCTGCCTATGGGTGACTGCTTTATCCATCAAGCCTTTTTGCAGAAAAACGCCGATCAGCCCCTCTTGATGGTGGCATCAGGTTCCGGCTTTTCACAAATGAAAGCCCTGATTGAAGCAACGCTGGCATTAGAACCACAGCGCGAAATTCACCTGTATTGGTCAAATCGTGCAGCCGTTGGTTTTTATTTAGCTGACCTGCCACAACAATGGTCACATTCTCACGCTAACTTTCACTACCACCCTATCATTCAGCAGCATGCTGATGATTGGAACGGTCGCGCCGGTTGGATCTATCAAGTGATTCATGAAGACTTCGACGATCTGAGCAATGTACAGATGTTTGCCTGTGGTTCTCCGAACATGGTTTATGGCACACTCGACCAACTTGCTCCGCTAGGGTTGACTGAAGCCAACATGCATTCTGATGTTTTTGCCTACGCACCTCGCGGCTAGATTGCAGGAACTCGCTGAAGCTAATAACTCTCGAACAGAAACACATTAAACGTTACCGCCATCATGAGCGGTAATTTGCTTAATCGAATTTTAATAACCTAAAGAAGGATCGCCAATGAACCTAGAAAGCCTAAACCTGAATCCTGAACTACTGTGGGCCGATTACGTTTTACCGTGGGGCACCCAAATCATTCTAGCCCTATTGATCTTTATTATTGGTCGAATTGCTGTTGGTATGATTACTAATGGTGTGAGCAAAGTAATGACGACCGCCAAACTTGATCCTATTTTGGTCAATTTCTTATCCGGTATTCTGCGCAGCGTATTACTACTGCTTGTACTCGTTTTTGCGCTATCAAAACTTGGCTTAGACACCACATCACTCGTTGCCTTGTTAGGTGCGGCAGGTTTAGCCGTTGGTTTGGCTCTAAAAGATTCACTTAGCCACTTTGCTGCAGGGGTGATGTTGATTTTGTTCCGCCCATTCAAAGTCGGCGATTATGTTGAAATCAACGGTGTTGGTGGTTCTGTAGAACAAATCACTATCCTCAGCACGCGCTTAAAATCACCTGACAACAAAGTGATTACCGTACCGAATGGCAGTGTTTTTGGTAACACTATGATCAACTTCTCTGAGCAAGCAACACGTCGTGTCGATATGGTTGTAGGTATTGGTTACGGTAGTGACTTACTAAAAGCCAAAGCCATTCTTGAAGAAATGGTTAACGGCCATGAGCTAGTGCTAAAAGATCCCGCACCAAAGATCGCTGTATCAGAACTAGCCGATTCTTCTGTTAACTTTGTCGTGCGTCCTTGGGTTAACGCCGCCGACTACTGGACAGTTAAGTGGGATCTGACCGAGAAGATCAAACTGCGCTTCGACGAAGAAGGGATTGAAATTCCGTTCCCGCAAATGAGCGTTCATTTCGAGAAGACAGAAAGCGCTGCCTAATACTGGTAATTCGCTTAATAAAACAGGAGGCTTCGGCCTCCTTTTTTTTGGGAAAAACTCAGCCTTTTCTATAAAAAAGACAGCTCAGGCAAGATATACAAGGTAATCGCATTGCAACTTATGGTGAACGAACGTAAAGCAATGTATATGTAAATGCAGGTTTTGCCGTGTGCCAACAAAAATCACTATGTTATAGTCGTGCCACTCAAATATCAGCCCGCGCAGTCGTGGGATTAGTACGAGTGTTTTATTCCGCACTATCCAAATAAGAAGGACCATACGATGGGCTTTTCCGCTTATAGCCGCCTTAAGCAAAGCATGTATAAACAACAAACACGCCTCGGCTCGACAATAGCCGTTATTGTGTTCGGAGCCAGCGCAAATTTGAGTGTGGCTTCAGAGGTTATTGATTACGCCCAAATGAACGAAAAAGTGCGCTCTGGCGACTATGTCAATGCAATGAGCTTGGCAGAAAGCTACCGCAGCGAACATGAAGGCGACATCTGTTTTGACTATACGTATGGTCGTATCGCCTATTTCAACCAGAAATATGATCAAGCGGCCTTTGCGCTCGAGCGCGTAGTATTAAACGATCCCAATGATTACAAAGCACATATGTTACTGGCGGCAACTTACGTTGAAATCGGTAATGTCGATGCGGCTACTTATGAACTGGCTTACGTGCGTGAACAAGCCAGCGATGAAGAGCTAGTTGAAGTTGCTGATGCGCAGTTACAACAGCTTACTAATCAAACTCATGGAAGCGCTTGGGAGGCCGCCGTTGAGGTAGGTGCCGGCTATGATGACAATTACAATCTGGGTTTAGACAGCAGCACCGTTGAGTTCAATGGTTCGCAGTTAACCGTAAGCAATGACCGTCGCAAACAAGACAGCTTCTTCAATGATCTAGCCGTTGACGGTACGTATCGATTCAGCAAGAAAAGCGCGCTCAATCTGCGCTTATGGCATCGCGGCTACTACGACGGCCAGCAGCAAACTGAATTCACCGTCCGTAATGTTTACACATTCCGTGATTTAAAATTCCCGGTAACACTCTCCGGCGAACTACGACCGCTATTAATTGATGGTGATTTCAGTCGCCTCGTAACGTCTTTGTCTGGCCTTGTTGATCTCGATAAAGAAAACAAAACGCTACGCCCACAAATCATCTCGCGTTTAACTCACCTAACATTTGACGACAGCACCCAAGAACGAGTGCGCGCAATGGTTGGGTTTCGACTGGGGTATGCACCATCAGCTTGGCACCATGCCGCTAACATATTGGCCTCCACTGAGTGGGCAATGCAAACGGAAGGCGAGCAGTATGCTCGTAATGCTATTGGCCTAACCTACGATCTTAGTTATCACTACCAAAATGGTAATAGCACATCGCTAAGCACTTCGTATCAGAACTATCAATATCAAGATGATTTCTCTACCAGCAATGAACGACGTCAAAGTAGCTTGTTTTACGCAACGCTCAAGCACGAATGGCAAATCGGACGTGCGTCCAACATCAATGCCATGTACCGCTTCATTGATGGTGCCAGCAACATAGATTTTTTCGACTATCAACGTAACTTCGTTCGTGTCGGCTTCGGCTACCAGTTTTAAGGAAGAGTGATGAAATATCTAACCGGTTTACTTTTACCCATCCTATTCGCCCTGCCAAATTTAGCATTGGCAGATGCTGGTATTACGTTAGTTGCCAGCGGTGCTGTGACAGCAACTCAACAAGGCTCTGACGGACGCGAAGTTAAACGCCGCACTAAGATTTTTGAAACAGACTTAGTCACTACAGGCCCAGATTCACGCGCACAGTTTCGTATGAAAGATGGCGCTATGATTGCGTTGACCGAAAACAGCGAATGGCAGGTATTGGAATATAAATACCAAGAAGCGGAAGAAGACGCGGTCGCCATGAAGTTATTAAAAGGTGGTCTACGTACTATTTCAGGTCAAGTTGGTAAAGCCGACCATACCCAATACAAACTGGATACACCGGTTGGCTCAATCGGTATTCGTGGTACCCATTACGAAGTCCGTATTACTGCCGATGGTAAATTGCTACTCGGTGTTTACGAAGGCACGATCGCCGCCGAAACATCGCAAGGCACCATCGAGCTAGGCGCTGCCGCTGAGTATTCGTTCGCATCCATAGATGCTGGCGGCAACATTACGTATTACGAAACGATCCCCCCTGAGTTTTCTGAAGGTCACAGTTTAAGCAAAGCGGATATCGAACGTTTAATCGAATCGGGGGCTGTCGAAACCAGTGAAGTAGCCGATGCCCTAGAGCGCCTAAGCAGTATTGACTCCTTCAACGTGACGGAAAAGCCAGAAGAGCCATTAGAAAATAATGCCGAAGCCTTTGCGGATTCTCAGGACCCTATAGTCACTGACGATCCTACAACACAAGAGCCTGATGCCGCAGCTTCGGAAGCCGAAGTTGTTTTAGACTTCAACGAAATTATTAATTAATGCACATTGCCGATATGTGTGATTACCCAGTATTCACGAGATTTTAGTCATGAAATATGTTTCGAACATGAAGAGTTCTCTGGGAATTAAAGGCCTTTTATTGCTTTGCTTATCCCTAGCTCTTGCCGCGTGTGGCGGCGACAACAATACATCTTCAAGTACCGACAGTACTGTTAATGCGGCACCGACGCGCGCAGCGGATTTATCGTTAAGCGTCGTTGCACCCCGCACGACCTCAGCGACGCAAACCATTGCTAGCCTGCAAATCACTGTCGTGTCGCAAGCTACACAAGAAACCCAAGAAGCTACGTTAACCGCCGCAGATCCGACCGTTGTTTTACGTCTAATCCCTGGCAGTTACGACATTACCGTTGTTGCCTTCGATGCTTTCGGCCAAGCCTTGTCACAAGGGACCGTCACATTAACGGATGTAGTTGCCGGAGAACGCTACACAGTAGCACTGACGCTTGAAGATATATTACCAGCCTTGATTCCTGTTATTACCGCCGATGCTGGTAATTTGGGTGTCGATGAGCTGAGCGGACAATACCTGCTTGATCTTACAGGACTAAATCTAGAGTCCTCATTGATACTACCGTTATCAGCGACTTCAAGTTCAGGTGCTATCAGCACTTATAGCTGGAGCATTGTTAGTGGCCCCGTATTAGCGGGAGCAACTGCAGAACTGTTTGATGAAGTTGGCCAGCAAACAGCACAATCCGCCAGCGGTGATATCACCACGTTAAATTATTTCCGCGCAACCGATCCAAACATTGTTGATGGCACAGAAGACAGCCTAGTACTGCGTTTAACACTGACCGATGAAGGCGGCAATACGGAATCAACCGACCTAACCATTAACCTACTCTACACCGACATTCCGAATGTCGCGCCAATTGCTGTTGCGGGCAACGATTTCAGCATTGAAAACCTCGCCGTTGATCCACAGCAAAGTCCAATGCCTTTGATTCTAAATTTAGATGGTGCGGCAAGTTATGACGAAGATGGCACGATCAATAGTTATCAGTGGAGTCTTCTCAGCGGCAATACTCAAGAGCTACTGTTTTTCTATGAAGGCCAGACCCCAGGCTCTTATGTTATTGAAGTTGGCCCTGGATATACGGGTCCTATCGAATTTGAATTAACTGTTACCGATAACGAGGGTGGCGTTGGCACAGACACTATCGTCATCACGGTTACTCCGCCACCAAATCAAGCGCCGACGGCGGTGATCTTTACTGAAGGCCCCACCACATTTGGCAGTTTGGATGGCTTTACCTATCTAGATGCGTTCGATAGTTTCGATGTGGATGGCAACATCGTTGATTACAGCTGGACGATTGTAAATAGCGCTGCACTCGGCACTGACGTTTCTTTCACCGAACTCGAAGGCCCGCTGTACATCGAAGTGGATTGGATCGAAGGATTTATTGGCGATATTGAAATGCAACTTCAAGTCACCGATGACCAAGGTGCTATTGATACCGATACTATGATCATTAGCATTGTCGCTGAGCCAACAGCCATGTTCACGCCTGCAAGTGGGATAATAAATACCTTTTCTGGAGGAATGGTCGTAGATGGCACTGGCAGTTCCGATTCGCAGGGAGGGGTACTCTCCTATAGCTGGGAAGTATCAGATCCAAATCTGGTCTTCCTCACCGATAATGGCGACGGTACAGCCACCATTGAATGGGACCCAGGTACAACAGGCGTATTCGATGTTTTCCTAACAGTAACCAATGAAATCGACCTTAGTGGATTCACCAGCGAATCGTTCACCTTGTCATCACCACCATAATGGCAATGTTCCGACGATAAATAAAAAACGGGCCCCATAGGCCCGTTTTTTATTGTCTTCTACACAGCCAATCTAAATGTAAACGATTACTTAGACGTATGAATATAAACACCATGCCAGTCATCTGGCAGGTCGCTCTCCATAAGCACAGTAATGCGTTCAAGAAATAATAGATAAATTTTATCCTTAGGATACTGTTGTCCTAGCTCTGTAAAAATCGCTAAGCTCTGGGCAAAATCGCCGGATATGTAATATTCCATCGCCTCTTCATGGCGTTCACACTTCGCGATTAATTCGGCAGGCGCTAACGCCAGCTCAATTTGCGGCTCGTAGATATCAACCGGTTTTTCTTTACCCTTCACTGCCACGCGATCCATATGACGATAGAGCCATTTAGGAGCAACGGCACGAGTGCTTTCACCCACTAATAAATCGGCACCATAAAACTTGGTTAAACCTTCAAGGCGGGCGCCCAAGTTTACCGCATCACCCAGTACCGTATAATTGCGGCGGGTGTCAGAACCCATGTCACCAACGTTCATTTCGCCAGTATTAACACCGACACCAATAAATACGGGGGGCAAACCACGCTGAGCGAAATCAGCACGCAAGTCTTCAGTTTTCTTCAGCATTTCCATCGCCGCTTTGATCGCATAATGGGCATGATCCTCCACATCCAGTGGTGCATTCCAAAACGCCATCACCATATCGCCAACAAACTTATCCACCGTACCTTGGTTATCAAAAATAATGCCGGTAATCGGGGTGAAATAGAGGTTAAGCAATAGTTTAAGTTCTTGCGTGCTGAGTTTTTCCGAAATTGTGGTGAAACTACGAATATCAGAAAAC containing:
- a CDS encoding PKD domain-containing protein, with product MKSSLGIKGLLLLCLSLALAACGGDNNTSSSTDSTVNAAPTRAADLSLSVVAPRTTSATQTIASLQITVVSQATQETQEATLTAADPTVVLRLIPGSYDITVVAFDAFGQALSQGTVTLTDVVAGERYTVALTLEDILPALIPVITADAGNLGVDELSGQYLLDLTGLNLESSLILPLSATSSSGAISTYSWSIVSGPVLAGATAELFDEVGQQTAQSASGDITTLNYFRATDPNIVDGTEDSLVLRLTLTDEGGNTESTDLTINLLYTDIPNVAPIAVAGNDFSIENLAVDPQQSPMPLILNLDGAASYDEDGTINSYQWSLLSGNTQELLFFYEGQTPGSYVIEVGPGYTGPIEFELTVTDNEGGVGTDTIVITVTPPPNQAPTAVIFTEGPTTFGSLDGFTYLDAFDSFDVDGNIVDYSWTIVNSAALGTDVSFTELEGPLYIEVDWIEGFIGDIEMQLQVTDDQGAIDTDTMIISIVAEPTAMFTPASGIINTFSGGMVVDGTGSSDSQGGVLSYSWEVSDPNLVFLTDNGDGTATIEWDPGTTGVFDVFLTVTNEIDLSGFTSESFTLSSPP
- a CDS encoding 2Fe-2S iron-sulfur cluster-binding protein, coding for MNKLQTPVYKVTFQPRGVTINCRADQTIAEAALEQRVMVPVSCENGVCQICQGERLRGELSFRNDLGDTILEQDNQVLCCVAYPKSDVEIVMSDVYAPDHKPAITLACQISLIEALPDDVYRVELMAPAGKTPDFFAGQYLMLHVGEGDKAEQIPYSIASAPGKLTASDPRKLELHIAANSDTAENVIRFLRQAVIARVTLPMGDCFIHQAFLQKNADQPLLMVASGSGFSQMKALIEATLALEPQREIHLYWSNRAAVGFYLADLPQQWSHSHANFHYHPIIQQHADDWNGRAGWIYQVIHEDFDDLSNVQMFACGSPNMVYGTLDQLAPLGLTEANMHSDVFAYAPRG
- the trmB gene encoding tRNA (guanosine(46)-N7)-methyltransferase TrmB, with the translated sequence MSDNELNKSTPESALETELPDTVAADEVAGKDDKPVYRRGIKSFVIRAGRLTKGQEGALERQWPTMGMELSDGVINPTEVFGRDSHVVLEIGYGMGQSLVKMAQAAPEKDFIGVEVHLPGVGSLLYLAEEAGVTNLRTYKDDAIEVLKLIPDASIDTVQLFFPDPWHKKKHNKRRIVQAEFAQTIRRILKVGGVFHMATDWEAYSEHMMEVMEAAEGYENIAGKGQCVERPENRPLTKFEKRGELRGHGVWDLMFKKL
- a CDS encoding PA4642 family protein; the protein is MQKKDKEKVFGGDWTEEQFREFMLVESYDGTDKDFISGIRAYRHMLPETFAQFVAQFKAEGHNLSAADLEGKTLVQTLASHAQGVEYAEILKAAGAQ
- a CDS encoding mechanosensitive ion channel family protein, producing the protein MNLESLNLNPELLWADYVLPWGTQIILALLIFIIGRIAVGMITNGVSKVMTTAKLDPILVNFLSGILRSVLLLLVLVFALSKLGLDTTSLVALLGAAGLAVGLALKDSLSHFAAGVMLILFRPFKVGDYVEINGVGGSVEQITILSTRLKSPDNKVITVPNGSVFGNTMINFSEQATRRVDMVVGIGYGSDLLKAKAILEEMVNGHELVLKDPAPKIAVSELADSSVNFVVRPWVNAADYWTVKWDLTEKIKLRFDEEGIEIPFPQMSVHFEKTESAA
- a CDS encoding FecR family protein; this encodes MKYLTGLLLPILFALPNLALADAGITLVASGAVTATQQGSDGREVKRRTKIFETDLVTTGPDSRAQFRMKDGAMIALTENSEWQVLEYKYQEAEEDAVAMKLLKGGLRTISGQVGKADHTQYKLDTPVGSIGIRGTHYEVRITADGKLLLGVYEGTIAAETSQGTIELGAAAEYSFASIDAGGNITYYETIPPEFSEGHSLSKADIERLIESGAVETSEVADALERLSSIDSFNVTEKPEEPLENNAEAFADSQDPIVTDDPTTQEPDAAASEAEVVLDFNEIIN
- the ubiD gene encoding 4-hydroxy-3-polyprenylbenzoate decarboxylase, whose translation is MKYADLRDFIKLLEKRGELKRIKTPVDPYLEMTEIADRVLRAKGPALLFENPKGYDMPVLANLFGTPERVALGMGEESVEALREVGKLLAFLKEPEPPKGLKDAWSKLPIFKKVLAMGPKEVKKAPCQEIVLEGDQVDLSKIPVQHCWPGDAGPLITWPLVITKGPHKDRHNLGIYRQQVIGKNKVIMRWLSHRGGALDFLEWQKANPGKPFPVSVALGADPATILGAVTPVPDTLSEYAFAGLLRDSRTELIKSIGNDLLVPASAEIVLEGVIHPGEMAPEGPFGDHTGYYNEVDQFPVFTIERITHRKNPIYHSTYTGRPPDEPAILGVALNEVFVPILQKQFPEIVDFYLPPEGCSYRMAIVSMKKQYPGHAKRVMMGVWSFLRQFMYTKFVIVVDDDVNTRNWEDVIWAITTRMDPARDTTLIENTPIDYLDFASPVSGLGSKMGMDATNKWPGETTREWGEPIVMDDAVKKRVDALWKTLGLDE
- a CDS encoding tetratricopeptide repeat protein encodes the protein MGFSAYSRLKQSMYKQQTRLGSTIAVIVFGASANLSVASEVIDYAQMNEKVRSGDYVNAMSLAESYRSEHEGDICFDYTYGRIAYFNQKYDQAAFALERVVLNDPNDYKAHMLLAATYVEIGNVDAATYELAYVREQASDEELVEVADAQLQQLTNQTHGSAWEAAVEVGAGYDDNYNLGLDSSTVEFNGSQLTVSNDRRKQDSFFNDLAVDGTYRFSKKSALNLRLWHRGYYDGQQQTEFTVRNVYTFRDLKFPVTLSGELRPLLIDGDFSRLVTSLSGLVDLDKENKTLRPQIISRLTHLTFDDSTQERVRAMVGFRLGYAPSAWHHAANILASTEWAMQTEGEQYARNAIGLTYDLSYHYQNGNSTSLSTSYQNYQYQDDFSTSNERRQSSLFYATLKHEWQIGRASNINAMYRFIDGASNIDFFDYQRNFVRVGFGYQF
- a CDS encoding DUF423 domain-containing protein, giving the protein MQARNTLRVAAVAGFSAVAFGAFGAHGLKGVLAPELMTAYQTGVQYHLVHAVVLLVLAAWSMVRPDRWLSLASGFMTAGLILFSGSLYALALTGERKLGMITPIGGVSWLIGWALLLVAASRIPHSNSRP